In Populus trichocarpa isolate Nisqually-1 chromosome 7, P.trichocarpa_v4.1, whole genome shotgun sequence, the following proteins share a genomic window:
- the LOC18101158 gene encoding E3 ubiquitin-protein ligase APD1, whose amino-acid sequence MYSMADLAKSHSVNLATRINLTWTKIGHSLGCYPAISLLARLVAYVSILAFILIFVLIIVRYMTYSEEGNEVEIRATETDQLLPSKALSLLFSYGTCNKDLESGNCSSSSSDGKNGSSEELYDGKICVICYDEERNCFYVPCGHCATCYVCAQRIFNSENKVCPVCRRFIGKIRKLFAP is encoded by the exons ATGTACTCCATGGCAGACCTTGCAAAATCCCATTCTGTTAATTTAGCCACAAGAATTAACCTAACATGGACTAAAATA GGTCATTCGCTTGGTTGTTACCCGGCGATTTCTCTCTTGGCTCGTTTAGTTGCGTATGTTTCAATTTTAG CgtttatcttgatttttgttctcaTAATTGTGAGATATATGACTTATTCTGAAGAGGGGAATGAAGTTGAAATAAGAGCAACGGAGACTGACCAACTATTGCCAAGCAAAGCACTGTCCTTATTATTCTCATACGGGACATGTAACAAAGATTTAGAATCAGGAAATtgcagtagcagcagcagcGACGGCAAGAACGGTTCTTCGGAGGAATTATATGATGGAAAAATATGTGTAATATGCTACGATGAGGAACGGAATTGTTTCTATGTTCCTTGTGGCCACTGTGCTACCTGCTATGTCTGTGCTCAGAG GATTTTTAACAGCGAAAACAAGGTCTGCCCCGTGTGCCGGAGATTTATTGGCAAAATAAGGAAACTTTTTGCCCCTTGA